One Rhodospirillales bacterium DNA segment encodes these proteins:
- the fghA gene encoding S-formylglutathione hydrolase produces MSLELVRRHRAFGGTQAVFRHASQATGTPMEFSIFLPPQAMAERRPVVFWLSGLTCTWANFTEKAGAQREAAALGLVLVAPDTSPRGLSLPGEDDTYDFGSGAGFYLDASEAPWSTNYRMYSYVAEELPDLVASAFNIDPGRMGISGHSMGGHGALTVAFKNPARFRSLSAFAPIVAPSEVPWGEKAFTGYLGGDRAAWSGHDACQLVGSSAWASPILVDQGTADDFLTVQLRPELFVKACASAGVPLTLRLQDGYDHSYYFIATFIAEHLQHHARLLGP; encoded by the coding sequence ATGTCCCTCGAACTCGTTCGCCGCCACCGTGCCTTCGGCGGTACCCAGGCGGTGTTCCGCCACGCCTCGCAGGCGACGGGCACGCCGATGGAGTTCTCGATTTTCCTGCCGCCCCAGGCGATGGCCGAGCGCCGGCCGGTGGTCTTCTGGTTGTCGGGCCTCACCTGCACCTGGGCGAACTTCACCGAAAAGGCCGGCGCCCAGCGCGAGGCGGCGGCGCTGGGCCTGGTGCTCGTCGCTCCCGATACCAGCCCGCGCGGCCTGAGCCTTCCCGGTGAGGACGACACTTACGACTTCGGCTCCGGCGCCGGCTTTTACCTCGATGCGAGCGAAGCGCCGTGGTCGACCAACTACCGGATGTACAGCTACGTCGCCGAGGAGCTGCCCGACCTCGTGGCCTCCGCCTTCAACATCGATCCCGGCCGGATGGGTATTTCCGGCCACTCGATGGGCGGACACGGCGCGCTGACCGTGGCGTTCAAGAATCCCGCCCGCTTCCGCTCGCTCTCGGCGTTCGCGCCGATCGTCGCCCCCTCGGAGGTGCCGTGGGGCGAGAAAGCATTCACCGGTTACCTCGGCGGCGACCGTGCGGCGTGGTCCGGCCACGACGCATGCCAGCTCGTGGGGTCGTCGGCCTGGGCATCGCCGATCCTCGTCGATCAGGGAACCGCCGACGACTTTCTCACCGTCCAGCTTCGCCCCGAGCTGTTCGTCAAGGCCTGTGCCTCCGCCGGGGTGCCGCTGACCTTGCGCCTGCAGGACGGCTACGATCACAGCTACTACTTCATCGCGACGTTCATCGCCGAGCACCTCCAGCATCACGCCCGCTTGCTCGGTCCCTGA
- a CDS encoding S-(hydroxymethyl)glutathione dehydrogenase/class III alcohol dehydrogenase, whose product MDVRAAVAYQAGKPLVVETVQLHGPRAGEVLVEIKATGVCHTDEFTLSGRDPEGLFPCILGHEGAGVVVEVGTGVTSVKPGDHVIPLYTPECRQCEYCLNPKTNLCQAIRATQGKGLMPDGTSRFSSGGNPLYHYMGTSTFANYTVLPEIAVAKVRDDAPFEKICYIGCGVTTGLGAVIFTAKVEPGAKVVVFGLGGIGLNVIQGARLVGADMIVGVDINPGRRAMAEKFGMTHFVNPKEVEGDLVPYIVDLTRGGADYAFECVGNTTLMRQALECCHKGWGECIIIGVAGAGEEISTRPFQLVTGRVWRGTAFGGARGRRDVPKIVDWYMDGKINIDDLITHVLPLERINEAFDLMHAGSSIRTVVTF is encoded by the coding sequence ATGGATGTGCGTGCCGCCGTCGCCTACCAAGCCGGAAAACCTCTCGTCGTTGAAACCGTCCAGCTCCACGGGCCCCGCGCCGGCGAGGTACTGGTCGAGATCAAGGCCACTGGCGTCTGCCATACCGACGAATTCACGCTGTCCGGACGCGATCCCGAGGGCCTGTTTCCATGCATTCTCGGACACGAGGGTGCGGGGGTCGTCGTCGAGGTCGGCACCGGGGTAACCTCGGTGAAGCCCGGCGATCACGTCATCCCGCTCTATACGCCCGAATGCCGGCAGTGCGAATACTGCCTCAACCCCAAGACCAACCTCTGCCAGGCGATCCGCGCGACCCAGGGCAAGGGGCTGATGCCGGACGGCACCAGCCGGTTTTCCAGCGGCGGGAATCCGCTCTATCACTACATGGGAACGTCGACCTTCGCCAATTACACCGTGCTGCCGGAGATCGCCGTCGCTAAGGTCCGCGACGATGCCCCGTTCGAGAAGATCTGCTACATCGGCTGCGGCGTGACCACCGGACTTGGCGCCGTCATCTTCACCGCCAAGGTCGAGCCGGGAGCGAAGGTCGTTGTCTTCGGGCTCGGCGGTATCGGCCTCAATGTCATCCAGGGCGCGCGCCTGGTCGGTGCCGATATGATCGTCGGCGTCGACATCAACCCCGGCCGCCGCGCCATGGCCGAAAAGTTCGGCATGACCCACTTCGTCAACCCCAAGGAGGTCGAGGGCGACCTCGTCCCCTACATCGTCGACCTCACCCGGGGCGGCGCCGACTACGCCTTCGAGTGCGTCGGCAATACGACGCTGATGCGCCAGGCGCTGGAGTGCTGCCACAAGGGCTGGGGCGAATGCATCATCATCGGTGTCGCCGGCGCCGGCGAGGAGATCTCGACCCGGCCGTTCCAGCTGGTCACCGGGCGGGTGTGGCGCGGCACGGCGTTCGGCGGCGCCCGCGGCCGGCGCGACGTGCCGAAGATCGTCGACTGGTACATGGATGGCAAGATCAACATCGATGATCTGATCACCCACGTCCTGCCGCTCGAGCGCATCAACGAGGCGTTCGATCTGATGCACGCCGGCTCGTCGATCCGCACCGTCGTCACCTTCTAG
- a CDS encoding Hsp20 family protein gives MPAFNSPHLLGFDHIERLLDHVSKSSGEGYPPYNIEQIGDHGLRITLAVAGFGIDDLNVSLEDKQLVIRGRKQEDDGTRVFLHRGIAARQFQRSFVIAEGIEVIGASLDKGLLNVDLQRKIPQPEIKTIAIVNGAPGDSVAEEPGPSARRRTIDFATKR, from the coding sequence ATGCCTGCCTTCAATAGTCCGCATCTGCTCGGCTTTGATCATATCGAACGGCTGCTCGACCACGTCTCCAAGTCCTCGGGCGAGGGCTATCCACCCTACAACATCGAACAGATCGGCGATCACGGCCTGCGAATCACCCTGGCGGTCGCCGGGTTCGGCATCGATGACCTGAACGTGTCGCTCGAGGACAAGCAGCTCGTCATCCGTGGCCGCAAGCAAGAAGACGACGGCACGCGCGTCTTTCTCCATCGCGGCATCGCCGCTCGGCAGTTCCAGCGCAGCTTCGTCATTGCCGAGGGCATCGAGGTGATCGGCGCCTCGCTCGACAAGGGCCTGCTCAACGTCGATCTGCAGCGCAAGATCCCCCAGCCGGAGATCAAGACCATCGCCATCGTTAATGGCGCGCCGGGTGACAGCGTCGCCGAAGAGCCGGGCCCATCAGCGCGCCGGCGGACGATCGACTTCGCCACCAAGAGGTGA
- a CDS encoding dihydroorotase: MPETYDLVLHGGTVQMPGGGVETDIAVRGGRIAAFGRFSAGDAGWSLDCRGLHVLPGVIDTQVHFREPGLEHKEDLATGTAAAALGGVTAVFEMPNTRPPTTGAGDFAEKCRRARGRVWVDVAFFIGATADNVDDLAVLETLPGCAGVKVFMGSSTGDLLVADDQTLADVLAHGSRRVAVHAEDEARLKERWALVQDGADPARHPQWRDVETAQTATRRLLALLGETRRRVHVLHVTTAEEMELLAQARDLVTVEVTPQHLSLAAPACYEQLGTRAQMNPPIRGVRHQEALWRAVADGIVDCIGSDHAPHTLDEKAKPYPQSPSGMPGVQTLVPVMLDHVAAGRLSLERFVDLTSAGPARIYGIAGRGRIARGYRADFTVVDLAAQRTISDREMASRCGWTPFDNQKVRGWPMATVVAGRIVMREGTLIGKPAGRLVDFLDCL, encoded by the coding sequence ATGCCCGAAACTTATGACCTCGTGCTTCACGGTGGCACGGTGCAAATGCCTGGCGGCGGCGTCGAGACCGACATCGCGGTTAGGGGCGGGCGAATTGCTGCCTTCGGCCGCTTTTCCGCCGGCGATGCCGGGTGGTCACTCGACTGCCGCGGGCTGCATGTGCTGCCCGGGGTGATCGATACCCAGGTGCACTTCCGCGAGCCGGGCCTCGAGCACAAGGAGGATCTCGCCACCGGAACGGCCGCTGCCGCCCTCGGCGGGGTGACCGCGGTGTTCGAGATGCCGAATACCCGGCCGCCCACCACCGGTGCGGGTGATTTCGCCGAGAAATGCCGGCGTGCGCGCGGCCGCGTTTGGGTCGACGTCGCCTTTTTCATCGGCGCCACCGCGGACAACGTCGACGACCTTGCGGTTCTCGAAACCCTGCCGGGTTGCGCCGGCGTCAAGGTGTTCATGGGAAGTTCCACCGGAGACCTCCTGGTCGCCGACGATCAGACCCTCGCCGATGTGCTCGCCCACGGCAGCCGCCGGGTTGCCGTGCATGCCGAGGACGAAGCGCGGCTGAAAGAGCGCTGGGCGCTGGTTCAAGACGGCGCGGATCCCGCCCGTCATCCACAATGGCGCGATGTCGAGACGGCGCAGACGGCGACTCGCCGACTGCTGGCCCTGCTTGGCGAGACGCGGCGACGGGTCCATGTCCTGCACGTCACCACCGCCGAGGAGATGGAGCTGCTGGCGCAAGCCCGCGATCTGGTGACCGTAGAGGTCACGCCGCAACACCTGAGCCTGGCGGCGCCCGCATGCTACGAACAGCTTGGCACCCGCGCGCAAATGAACCCACCGATTCGCGGTGTTCGCCATCAAGAGGCGCTGTGGCGCGCGGTGGCCGACGGCATCGTCGATTGCATTGGCTCGGATCACGCCCCGCACACCCTCGACGAGAAGGCCAAGCCCTATCCGCAGAGTCCGTCCGGGATGCCGGGTGTCCAGACACTGGTCCCGGTGATGCTGGATCACGTCGCTGCCGGGCGCCTGAGCCTTGAGCGCTTCGTCGACTTAACGAGTGCCGGTCCGGCGCGCATCTACGGGATCGCCGGCCGTGGGCGGATCGCCCGTGGTTACCGCGCGGACTTCACCGTCGTCGACCTCGCGGCGCAGCGGACGATTTCGGATCGGGAGATGGCCAGCCGATGCGGCTGGACACCGTTCGATAACCAGAAGGTCCGTGGGTGGCCGATGGCGACGGTGGTGGCGGGCCGCATCGTCATGCGGGAGGGAACACTGATCGGCAAGCCGGCTGGCCGGTTGGTTGACTTCCTCGACTGCCTCTAG
- a CDS encoding DUF748 domain-containing protein produces MTAASNPSEVSLTAGSSAAGNNGGQGPGRRRGRRIATIAAIVLGFLALIALLVLVAPRYVARYVANHYLAGMQIDVEGVKTIDIDIPRGEISIGPVRFHAGEADPGSVGRLGLTLSLRNLIERQALLESVVLSDLVVAIHQTGDGELIINGISLRQFLAEEAGEPAPKAENEAAPAAASGWGTGVDNLQARNVLVTFTNKDGGTAALTVQELDLRGFRSWEPNKPGSFSLVADVNGITVSATGEARPFAEKITTTSDITVDGIELQRIERFTGPLGLATSAGTVTLYAKSELALFPDSRIEGHTSTNVVLANVDVSKTDSGALKVDQGSVTVDGSFVVGENSDLSADGTVQAKLNEASGHAVGGASLALASAELGLADVAFRRTSDGAIDASARPDFFIERPAVSEPIRGNAEKIAVKASSLKFASTAEGAMTVRLDAGADGDGERLKIDLAKLALASPVEASADSIVLDVTALSADIAAIDATAPQRTTASAKATATLANASLRTAQEGAAAPIAASLAALKASLGELSLTLDGERLKMNVAPDIAAKQITVSLPQPGGGEQRIGADALDVTASPLSVEANAGRAAIAGNAEARLTSLSGALPAAGDAPAVEFAVGGAEAKLDELHLASSETGTKGGGKLNVAITDVASTWGSAPSPSPQPTARSRRAGAAPATPSAVPGGRAAAAKIAISASPFDLTQQPESTLFTTNATASLSKAQASVPAAAGEPAIEVSLENGEIALSDLGAAVKGDAVSLKAQGSSQLARFAARLPHVKDKPSADIGLDALRTRLDAVNVSQDPRGQTWDARADLQAEGISTIVEAGKLATLKMRTLSVGDVQVNSRKRIDIGRIVLDSLDVFASRAYLTGTAADDSRPKEAAETVTQASEQGWRFRLGSLGIANPAEIRLRDDSIVPNANFTVGVKALQVLNVDSGDPSQQATLRLEATINEFTDLALAGWAAPFGKAPSFDLNGRLQRLELPPLSPYAAQAIGVNVESGRLNLDVSATATQGKLNGNIDVGLRDLNFSALSPEDAARLSASVGVPIETVVGLLQDSQGRIKLKLPVSGELNSPSFDLSDAISQAVGGALQAAVLAPFQLAFAPVALIASVAGGGGMTFEPVPFEPNSSALNGTAKDMAAGLVRVLTERDKLSLKVCGRSTIQDLDAALVEAGAPASGPGRDKKAEELAGWLWSLAGERTANFRRALIDAGANARQVSECRTAYDPKDTKPPRVEVTL; encoded by the coding sequence ATGACGGCCGCATCAAATCCTTCGGAGGTTTCCCTCACAGCCGGATCGTCCGCCGCAGGCAACAACGGAGGCCAAGGCCCCGGACGACGGCGCGGACGCCGGATCGCGACGATCGCCGCGATCGTCCTCGGGTTTCTGGCGCTGATCGCCCTCCTCGTTCTCGTTGCTCCCCGCTACGTCGCTCGTTACGTCGCCAATCATTACCTCGCCGGCATGCAGATCGACGTCGAGGGGGTCAAGACGATCGACATCGACATTCCGCGCGGCGAGATCTCGATCGGTCCCGTGCGCTTTCATGCCGGCGAAGCCGATCCCGGCTCCGTCGGGCGCCTCGGCCTGACGCTCAGCCTGCGCAATCTCATCGAGCGCCAGGCACTGCTGGAATCGGTGGTGCTCTCTGACCTTGTCGTCGCCATCCACCAGACCGGGGACGGAGAGCTCATTATCAACGGCATCTCGTTGCGACAGTTCCTCGCCGAAGAGGCGGGCGAACCGGCACCGAAGGCCGAAAACGAAGCCGCCCCGGCGGCGGCGTCGGGATGGGGTACCGGGGTCGACAATCTGCAGGCACGCAACGTTCTCGTTACCTTCACCAACAAGGATGGCGGTACCGCCGCGCTTACGGTTCAAGAACTCGACCTGCGCGGATTCCGTTCGTGGGAGCCGAACAAGCCGGGATCGTTCTCGCTCGTCGCCGACGTCAACGGCATCACCGTCTCGGCGACCGGCGAGGCCCGACCGTTCGCCGAAAAAATCACCACCACCTCCGATATCACCGTCGACGGCATCGAACTGCAGCGGATCGAGCGATTCACCGGCCCGCTCGGTCTTGCGACCAGCGCCGGCACCGTCACTCTTTATGCCAAAAGCGAACTCGCCTTATTCCCCGATAGCCGAATCGAAGGCCACACCAGCACCAACGTCGTGCTCGCCAATGTCGATGTTTCCAAGACCGATAGCGGCGCGCTCAAGGTCGACCAAGGCAGCGTTACCGTCGACGGCTCCTTCGTCGTCGGCGAAAACAGCGACCTCAGCGCCGACGGTACCGTGCAGGCGAAGCTCAACGAGGCGTCGGGGCATGCCGTCGGCGGCGCGTCGCTGGCGCTGGCATCGGCAGAGCTGGGCCTCGCCGATGTCGCCTTCCGCCGCACCAGCGACGGTGCGATCGATGCGTCCGCCCGCCCCGACTTTTTCATCGAACGGCCGGCAGTCAGCGAGCCGATACGCGGCAACGCCGAGAAAATCGCGGTAAAGGCATCATCGCTGAAATTCGCCTCCACCGCCGAAGGCGCGATGACGGTGCGTCTCGATGCCGGAGCGGATGGGGATGGCGAACGCCTCAAGATCGACCTTGCCAAACTCGCACTGGCCTCCCCGGTCGAGGCAAGCGCCGATTCCATCGTCCTTGATGTGACCGCGCTCAGCGCCGATATCGCAGCCATCGATGCGACGGCACCCCAGCGCACCACCGCTTCGGCAAAGGCGACGGCGACGCTCGCCAATGCTTCGCTGCGAACAGCGCAGGAAGGCGCGGCGGCCCCGATCGCGGCATCGCTCGCCGCGTTGAAGGCATCCCTCGGCGAGCTTTCGCTGACCCTTGATGGCGAGCGGCTCAAGATGAATGTCGCGCCCGACATCGCCGCCAAGCAGATCACCGTGAGCCTGCCTCAGCCGGGCGGCGGTGAACAACGGATTGGCGCCGATGCGCTCGATGTGACCGCATCGCCGCTGTCCGTGGAGGCCAACGCCGGGCGGGCGGCGATTGCGGGCAACGCCGAAGCTCGCTTGACGTCATTGTCGGGTGCGCTGCCGGCCGCCGGTGATGCCCCCGCGGTTGAATTCGCCGTCGGCGGCGCCGAAGCCAAGCTCGACGAACTGCACCTCGCCAGCAGCGAGACCGGCACCAAGGGCGGCGGGAAGCTGAACGTTGCGATCACCGATGTGGCCAGCACCTGGGGCAGCGCGCCGTCGCCGAGCCCGCAGCCGACAGCGCGGTCGCGCCGCGCCGGCGCCGCGCCGGCCACGCCCTCGGCGGTGCCGGGAGGACGCGCCGCAGCGGCGAAAATCGCCATCTCGGCATCGCCGTTCGACCTGACCCAGCAGCCGGAATCGACGCTCTTCACAACCAACGCCACCGCCAGTCTATCCAAGGCTCAGGCCAGCGTCCCGGCGGCTGCGGGGGAACCGGCAATCGAGGTTTCCCTCGAAAACGGTGAGATCGCCTTGTCCGACCTCGGTGCTGCGGTGAAAGGCGACGCCGTTTCGCTCAAGGCGCAAGGCTCGTCGCAACTCGCGCGATTCGCCGCGCGGCTGCCGCATGTCAAGGACAAGCCATCCGCCGATATCGGTCTTGACGCCCTGCGCACGCGTCTCGATGCCGTCAATGTGTCGCAAGACCCGCGCGGACAGACGTGGGATGCCCGCGCCGATCTGCAGGCGGAAGGCATCTCGACGATCGTCGAGGCCGGCAAGCTCGCGACCTTGAAGATGCGCACGCTGAGCGTGGGCGATGTGCAAGTGAACAGCCGCAAGCGGATCGATATCGGCCGCATCGTTCTCGACAGCCTTGATGTCTTCGCCAGCCGCGCCTACCTGACCGGCACGGCGGCAGACGACAGCCGGCCAAAGGAAGCGGCCGAAACCGTCACCCAGGCCTCCGAGCAAGGATGGCGGTTCCGCCTCGGCAGCCTCGGCATCGCCAATCCCGCGGAAATTCGCCTGCGCGACGATTCGATCGTCCCCAACGCCAACTTCACCGTCGGCGTCAAGGCGCTGCAGGTTTTGAACGTCGATTCCGGCGATCCCAGCCAGCAGGCGACGTTGAGACTGGAAGCAACCATCAACGAGTTTACCGACCTCGCGCTCGCCGGCTGGGCGGCGCCGTTCGGCAAGGCGCCATCCTTTGATCTGAACGGCCGCCTGCAGCGGCTCGAATTGCCGCCGCTCTCGCCCTACGCTGCGCAGGCGATCGGCGTCAACGTCGAAAGCGGCCGGCTTAACCTCGACGTCAGCGCCACGGCGACACAGGGCAAGCTTAACGGCAACATCGATGTCGGTCTGCGCGACCTGAACTTCAGCGCCCTGTCGCCGGAGGATGCCGCCCGGCTGTCGGCCTCGGTCGGTGTGCCGATCGAAACGGTGGTCGGCCTGCTCCAGGACAGCCAGGGCCGGATCAAGCTCAAGCTGCCGGTCTCGGGGGAACTGAACAGTCCCAGCTTCGATCTTTCCGACGCGATCAGCCAGGCGGTCGGCGGCGCGCTGCAGGCGGCCGTCCTCGCCCCCTTCCAGCTCGCCTTCGCGCCGGTGGCGCTCATTGCCAGCGTCGCGGGCGGCGGAGGCATGACCTTCGAGCCCGTGCCGTTCGAGCCGAACAGTTCCGCGCTGAACGGGACCGCCAAGGACATGGCGGCGGGATTGGTCCGCGTCCTTACCGAGCGCGACAAGCTTTCGCTCAAGGTCTGCGGCCGGTCGACCATCCAGGACCTCGATGCCGCGCTCGTTGAAGCCGGGGCACCGGCGAGCGGGCCGGGCCGCGACAAAAAGGCCGAGGAGCTCGCCGGATGGCTATGGTCCCTGGCCGGCGAACGCACTGCCAATTTCCGCCGGGCGCTGATCGACGCCGGCGCGAACGCCCGGCAGGTCAGCGAATGCCGAACCGCCTATGATCCGAAGGATACCAAGCCGCCGCGCGTCGAGGTCACGCTTTAG
- a CDS encoding YihY family inner membrane protein — translation MMPPPQMFAPFAVRRLWGPKANSVAGWRRTGIQALRIAYAVARDNTTGRLGLHAASLVYTSTLSLVPILALGFSVLKGFGIHYRFEPLLLQALSPLGGQASRVTDQIMEFVDKMDVGVLGVVGVAALFYTAISVVQKIETACNDIWHVGQARPMTRKFTDYLSVLLIGPVLLFSALGIVGSLIASPTVQQLSAIPPLGLLIDTLGRLVPFLLLLCAFTFIYKFLPNTRVPLSSAFVGGVVGTVLWTIAGIAFAEFAKGTSSYEAIYSALASLILFFLWLNVSWLVVLIGVDVSYYHAHPESLLGGADDPLINNLGRERVALAAVGAIAAAQYKRQPAMTPDAIADRIKASPQAVSQILETLRSGGLLTTSADDPPRWLSTRPFDALPVKEVVDVVRNYPKPAHVSSPPGGAAVDDIEARIEHALADALDSTTVRDLALDQTDKDADAQIRRRSIAARATPASIGAAAENP, via the coding sequence ATGATGCCACCCCCCCAAATGTTTGCCCCCTTCGCGGTCCGACGACTGTGGGGCCCAAAAGCGAATTCGGTTGCGGGCTGGAGACGGACGGGCATTCAGGCCCTGCGGATCGCCTATGCCGTCGCCCGCGACAACACCACCGGGCGGTTGGGGCTGCACGCCGCGAGCCTCGTCTACACGTCGACGTTATCCCTAGTGCCGATCCTCGCTCTCGGATTTTCCGTCCTCAAAGGGTTCGGGATTCATTACCGCTTCGAGCCGCTGTTGCTCCAGGCTCTCTCTCCGCTCGGCGGCCAGGCGAGCAGGGTCACCGACCAGATCATGGAGTTCGTCGACAAGATGGACGTGGGCGTGCTGGGCGTCGTCGGCGTCGCCGCCCTGTTCTATACCGCGATATCCGTCGTCCAGAAGATCGAGACCGCCTGCAACGACATCTGGCATGTCGGTCAGGCCCGCCCCATGACGCGGAAATTCACCGATTATCTCAGCGTCCTTCTGATCGGACCGGTGCTGCTGTTTTCAGCCCTCGGCATCGTCGGCTCTTTGATCGCGAGTCCCACGGTACAGCAGCTCTCGGCCATTCCGCCGCTCGGCCTGCTGATCGATACCTTGGGCCGTCTGGTGCCGTTCCTGCTTTTGCTGTGCGCGTTTACCTTTATCTATAAGTTTCTGCCCAATACGCGCGTCCCGCTCTCATCTGCCTTCGTGGGCGGCGTCGTCGGCACCGTGCTGTGGACGATCGCCGGTATCGCCTTTGCCGAATTCGCCAAGGGCACATCGAGCTACGAAGCGATCTATTCGGCGCTCGCGTCGCTGATCCTGTTCTTTTTGTGGCTGAACGTCAGTTGGCTGGTGGTGCTGATCGGCGTCGACGTTTCCTACTACCATGCCCACCCGGAATCTTTGCTCGGCGGCGCCGACGATCCCCTGATCAACAATCTCGGTCGCGAACGCGTGGCGCTGGCGGCAGTCGGAGCGATCGCGGCCGCGCAATACAAGCGCCAGCCGGCGATGACCCCGGATGCCATTGCCGATCGCATCAAGGCATCGCCGCAGGCCGTCTCTCAGATTCTCGAGACGCTACGCAGCGGCGGCCTGCTCACGACCTCCGCCGACGATCCCCCACGCTGGCTGTCGACACGCCCGTTCGACGCCCTGCCGGTCAAGGAGGTGGTGGACGTCGTGCGCAATTATCCCAAACCGGCGCACGTTTCATCGCCGCCGGGCGGCGCCGCCGTCGACGACATCGAGGCGCGGATCGAGCACGCGCTCGCCGATGCACTCGACAGCACGACGGTGCGTGACCTCGCGCTTGACCAGACCGACAAAGATGCCGACGCGCAGATACGGCGACGCTCCATCGCCGCGCGCGCAACTCCCGCTTCCATCGGCGCTGCGGCCGAGAACCCATGA
- a CDS encoding undecaprenyl-diphosphate phosphatase: MRVDVSSLLVGSLPPGQTNSALRPPALARVSSILSWRFSVDLISYATAALLGIVEGLTEFIPVSSTGHLILLVDLLGFRGPAGHVFEIAIQFGAILAICWLYRSKFIHVASGLFSDPTAQRFTLNLFMGFLPAMVIGAFAHDFIKGVLFNPWVVATMLVVGGFAILAIERWHSKTDVRQIDAITPMLALKIGFCQCVAMIPGVSRSGATIMGALLLGVGRATATEFSFFLAVPTMLAATLYDIYKNWSVLTFGDFPIIALGFGCAFIAALIVVRTLISFVSRNGFAPFAFYRIVLGAGMLAILSMR; encoded by the coding sequence ATGCGCGTGGACGTGTCATCCCTTCTCGTCGGTTCATTGCCGCCGGGTCAAACGAACAGCGCCTTGCGCCCGCCGGCCCTGGCGCGCGTTTCAAGCATCCTTTCCTGGAGATTTTCGGTGGACCTCATCTCTTATGCGACCGCCGCATTGCTCGGTATCGTCGAAGGCTTGACCGAATTCATCCCGGTGTCCTCGACCGGGCATCTCATCCTGCTCGTCGACCTTCTCGGATTCCGCGGACCCGCGGGCCACGTCTTTGAAATCGCCATTCAGTTCGGCGCCATTCTTGCCATCTGCTGGCTGTATCGATCCAAGTTCATCCACGTTGCGAGCGGACTGTTCTCCGATCCTACAGCGCAACGATTCACCCTCAATCTGTTCATGGGATTTTTGCCGGCGATGGTCATCGGCGCGTTTGCCCATGACTTTATCAAGGGTGTGTTGTTCAACCCTTGGGTCGTGGCGACGATGCTGGTTGTCGGCGGCTTCGCCATCCTCGCCATCGAACGCTGGCACTCGAAAACCGACGTTCGCCAAATTGATGCGATTACACCGATGCTGGCGTTGAAGATCGGCTTTTGTCAGTGTGTGGCGATGATTCCCGGCGTTTCCCGCTCCGGCGCGACGATCATGGGCGCGTTGCTGCTCGGGGTCGGCCGGGCAACGGCGACCGAGTTTTCCTTTTTCCTCGCCGTTCCGACGATGCTGGCGGCGACGCTCTACGACATTTATAAAAACTGGTCGGTTCTTACCTTTGGCGACTTTCCAATCATTGCCCTCGGCTTTGGTTGTGCCTTCATCGCGGCGCTGATCGTCGTCCGCACCCTGATCTCGTTCGTCTCCCGCAATGGGTTTGCGCCGTTCGCCTTTTATCGAATTGTGCTGGGTGCCGGCATGCTTGCCATCCTTTCGATGCGGTAA